The following coding sequences are from one Candidatus Omnitrophota bacterium window:
- a CDS encoding RNA methyltransferase, with amino-acid sequence MSKNEMQMIRSLKNKKERNEHGLFVVEGLKAVKELLASRVKTRSVYAVRKFDDIKTPVNIVSDGEFAKM; translated from the coding sequence ATGAGCAAAAACGAAATGCAGATGATCCGTTCGCTGAAGAACAAGAAAGAAAGAAATGAACACGGCCTCTTTGTCGTGGAAGGCCTCAAGGCGGTGAAAGAGCTCCTCGCCTCGCGCGTCAAAACCCGCTCTGTTTACGCTGTGAGGAAATTTGACGATATAAAAACGCCCGTAAACATAGTCAGCGACGGGGAATTCGCGAAAATG